One Neorhodopirellula lusitana genomic window carries:
- a CDS encoding ExbD/TolR family protein, with product MAIELKRSNIAGTLSLTPLIDVVFLLLIFFLVTSEFEDEERRLDIVLPSATSAVPMTSKPREVVVDIDESGKIYMRGKVTPMEELEELLKKAVASNPTNQTVVIRADQSASFQPVVNVMDVCNRTGVSDYSVTTKDGPSG from the coding sequence ATGGCTATTGAACTGAAACGATCGAACATCGCCGGGACGCTGAGTTTGACTCCGCTGATCGATGTCGTGTTCTTGCTGCTGATCTTTTTCCTTGTGACAAGCGAGTTTGAGGACGAAGAACGTCGCCTCGATATCGTATTGCCCTCGGCGACCAGTGCCGTTCCGATGACCAGCAAGCCTCGCGAGGTCGTGGTCGACATCGACGAATCAGGCAAGATTTACATGCGAGGAAAAGTGACACCGATGGAAGAACTCGAAGAACTGCTCAAGAAGGCGGTCGCCAGCAATCCAACAAATCAAACGGTGGTCATTCGTGCCGATCAATCGGCGAGTTTTCAGCCGGTCGTGAACGTGATGGACGTGTGCAACCGCACCGGAGTCAGTGACTACAGCGTGACAACGAAGGATGGGCCGTCGGGTTGA